The proteins below come from a single Juglans regia cultivar Chandler chromosome 12, Walnut 2.0, whole genome shotgun sequence genomic window:
- the LOC108994712 gene encoding DNA replication complex GINS protein SLD5: MTSESASTPGIDGDYEALISTTDVELLKRAWRNEKAAPEILHFESALIQRIRGQIQLMEETVEEFSGSGIDPLSVSLYQMDLDRTQYLLRSYLRIRLQKIEKYTFHISNNSEVQSRLSGQEKGFARRCNEDLERHLEESVLSKLPDNYRDILKQSLISEENDMVPEPHLDTFVVCKSRRFLGPFQLDGSDELLEMKPDDLCIIHYKSIRERVQEGEIDLV, encoded by the exons ATGACTTCGGAATCGGCTTCAACGCCTGGGATTGATGGCGATTACGAGGCGCTGATTTCGACTACCGACGTTGAGCTCCTGAAGAGGGCCTGGCGTAACGAGAAGGCTGCCCCGGAGATTCTTCACTTCGAGAGCGCTCTCATTCAGCGCATCAGAGGGCAGATCCAGTTGATG GAAGAAACGGTTGAGGAATTTTCAGGTAGTGGCATTGATCCTCTTTCGGTATCACTCTACCAGATGGACTTGGATAGGACTCAGTATTTATTGAGATCATATCTTCGGATTCGCCTCCAAAAG ATTGAAAAATACACATTCCATATCTCAAATAACTCCGAAGTTCAGAGCCGGCTTTCTGGACAAGAGAAAGGATTTGCAAGAAG GTGTAATGAAGATTTGGAGAGACATCTTGAGGAGAGTGTTCTGTCAAAATTGCCTGATAATTACCGGGACATACTAAAGCAGTCCTTAATAAGTGAAGAGAATGACATGG TCCCAGAGCCACATTTGGACACATTCGTTGTCTGCAAAAGCAGGAGATTTCTGGGACCTTTCCAACTTGATGGCAG TGATGAACTCCTGGAGATGAAGCCTGATGATCTATGCATAATACATTACAAGTCAATAAGGGAGCGAGTACAGGAAGGAGAAATCGATTTGGTCTGA